In the genome of Flavobacterium panacagri, one region contains:
- a CDS encoding alpha/beta hydrolase, which translates to MKTLYKSYLAFAAIIFSLLLTSVQVNAQKTAPKIKNVVLVHGAFADGSGWKGLYQVLTKKGYNVTIVQNPLSSLEDDVKATNLALDKQDGPTILVGHSWGGTVITEAGNHPKVAALVYVAALQPDNGENSVQWLQTAPPAPENGVLNPDDKGIAYYDKAKFHAGFAGDLSKEDADFMFASQGAFYAQGFLTPITKAAWRTKPSYGIVATEDKSIVPSIQHAMYKRSNTKITEIKGSHVVFISQPEKVANVIVEASKN; encoded by the coding sequence ATGAAAACACTATATAAAAGCTATTTAGCATTCGCAGCAATAATTTTTAGTTTATTACTTACATCAGTTCAGGTAAACGCGCAAAAAACAGCTCCAAAAATTAAAAACGTAGTATTGGTGCACGGCGCTTTTGCAGACGGTTCGGGATGGAAAGGTTTGTATCAGGTTTTAACTAAAAAAGGCTATAATGTAACGATCGTTCAGAATCCGTTGAGCTCTTTGGAAGATGATGTAAAGGCAACCAATTTGGCTTTGGACAAACAAGACGGACCAACAATTTTAGTGGGACATTCTTGGGGTGGAACTGTAATTACCGAAGCAGGAAATCACCCAAAAGTAGCGGCTTTGGTTTATGTAGCGGCTTTACAGCCTGATAATGGCGAAAATTCGGTTCAATGGTTGCAAACTGCGCCTCCAGCTCCTGAAAATGGTGTATTGAATCCAGACGATAAAGGAATCGCTTATTATGATAAAGCAAAATTCCACGCTGGTTTTGCAGGAGATTTAAGCAAAGAAGACGCTGACTTTATGTTTGCTTCACAAGGTGCTTTTTATGCTCAAGGTTTTTTAACGCCAATTACAAAAGCAGCCTGGAGAACTAAACCTTCGTACGGAATTGTAGCGACTGAAGATAAAAGTATTGTTCCGAGCATTCAGCACGCTATGTACAAGCGTTCGAACACTAAAATCACTGAAATTAAAGGAAGCCATGTGGTGTTTATTTCTCAGCCAGAGAAAGTGGCGAATGTGATTGTTGAAGCATCTAAAAATTAA
- a CDS encoding alpha/beta fold hydrolase has translation MKTLFNILIAILFMNASFTNAQTSQQKTIEVNSSLGTLKQINAGLLNVGYTEAGPSNGTPVILLHGWPYDIHSYNEVVPILVAKGYHVFTPYLRGFGTTTFLSKDTFRNGQQAALASDIIAFMDALKIDKAVIGGFDWGARTAVAVSALWPERVKGLVSVSGYIIVNLEANLKPLSPTAELGWWYQYYFATERGKEGYTQNTYDFNKLIWKIASPLWNFDKATYDQTAQSFDNPDHVDIVIHNYRWRQSLEAGETKYDNLEKRLAVRPVIKVPTITIGSDFDGAFADGKAYADKFKEKYEHRVLKGIGHNVPQEDPKSFAQAIIDVSK, from the coding sequence ATGAAAACACTATTCAATATTCTAATCGCTATTCTTTTTATGAATGCTTCATTTACTAATGCACAGACTTCACAACAAAAAACAATTGAAGTAAATAGTTCGCTTGGAACTTTAAAACAAATCAATGCCGGATTATTAAACGTTGGCTATACCGAAGCAGGGCCATCAAATGGAACTCCTGTGATCTTGCTTCACGGCTGGCCTTATGATATTCACAGCTACAATGAAGTGGTTCCGATTTTGGTTGCAAAAGGCTATCACGTTTTTACGCCTTATTTACGCGGATTCGGGACAACGACTTTTTTATCGAAAGATACTTTTAGAAACGGTCAGCAGGCAGCTTTGGCGAGTGATATTATCGCTTTTATGGATGCGCTGAAAATCGATAAAGCCGTGATTGGCGGATTCGATTGGGGAGCGAGAACGGCTGTTGCAGTATCGGCGCTTTGGCCAGAACGTGTAAAAGGTTTGGTTTCGGTAAGCGGTTATATCATAGTGAATTTGGAAGCGAACTTAAAACCGCTTTCGCCAACGGCTGAATTGGGCTGGTGGTATCAGTATTATTTCGCAACCGAAAGAGGAAAAGAAGGTTATACTCAAAACACTTACGATTTCAATAAACTAATCTGGAAAATCGCTTCTCCGTTATGGAATTTCGATAAAGCCACTTATGATCAAACGGCGCAGTCTTTTGATAATCCAGATCATGTGGACATCGTAATTCACAATTACAGATGGAGACAATCTCTCGAAGCGGGTGAAACAAAATATGATAATCTGGAAAAACGTCTTGCTGTAAGACCTGTTATTAAAGTGCCAACGATTACAATTGGAAGCGATTTTGATGGCGCTTTCGCGGATGGAAAAGCATACGCAGATAAGTTCAAAGAAAAATATGAACACCGAGTTTTAAAAGGAATCGGACATAACGTGCCACAGGAAGATCCGAAATCATTTGCTCAGGCGATAATAGATGTATCTAAATAA
- the kaiC gene encoding circadian clock protein KaiC has product MQEKTKSHSFIFPKTPTGVDGLDEITEGGFPQGRPTLICGGAGCGKTLLSMQFLIKGITEYDEPGVFMSFEEPSDDLTLNVKSLGFDLEQLKKDKKLVVDHVRVERSEIEEAGEYDLDGLFIRLGHAIDSIKATRVVLDTIESLFAGLDNQAILRAELRRLFHWLKTKGVTAVITGERGEATLTRQGLEEYVSDCVIVLDHRVIEQVSTRRLRIVKYRGSTHGTNEYPFLIDEDGISVLPITSLKLDNEVSSDIISTGVPGLNEMFHGGGFYRGSNILVSGTAGTAKTTVACYFANEQCEKNERTIYFAFEESPHQLVRNMRSIGIDLEKHIKKGILQIHSSRPSLNGLELHLLTLRKLIKEFEPTTVIIDPISNLISVGSEHEVRSMLVRLIDMLKAHNITAMFTSLNKQTDNFRPDLAEESVSSLVDTWITVRDMEGIGERNRGIFIIKARGMGHSNQVREFVITSNGIELLDVELGPQGILTGAARQSYQFKKTMSDIKLQNEISRKDREIERKRKVLEANIEALRNEFESAEEELSILKATEELQEKLSSKKK; this is encoded by the coding sequence GTGCAAGAGAAAACAAAATCACATAGTTTTATATTTCCAAAAACTCCTACTGGAGTCGACGGATTAGACGAGATTACGGAAGGAGGATTTCCGCAAGGACGACCAACCTTAATCTGCGGCGGCGCTGGATGCGGCAAAACATTATTATCGATGCAATTCCTTATTAAAGGGATCACAGAATATGACGAACCTGGAGTTTTCATGTCTTTTGAAGAACCTTCGGACGATCTTACGCTAAATGTTAAATCATTAGGCTTTGATTTGGAACAGCTTAAAAAAGATAAAAAATTGGTTGTAGATCATGTCCGTGTGGAAAGATCGGAAATTGAAGAAGCAGGCGAATATGATCTAGACGGCTTATTTATTCGCTTAGGACATGCCATAGATTCTATAAAAGCGACTCGTGTTGTATTGGATACCATCGAATCGCTGTTTGCTGGTTTGGATAATCAGGCTATTTTACGAGCAGAATTACGAAGATTATTTCATTGGCTGAAAACCAAAGGCGTAACTGCCGTTATTACAGGAGAACGAGGTGAAGCGACCTTAACGCGTCAAGGTTTGGAAGAATACGTTTCGGACTGTGTAATCGTTCTCGATCATCGTGTCATTGAACAGGTTTCGACCAGAAGACTTCGAATTGTAAAATACAGAGGTTCAACACATGGAACAAACGAATACCCGTTTTTAATTGATGAAGATGGTATTTCGGTACTTCCAATTACTTCTTTGAAATTGGACAATGAAGTTTCTTCAGATATTATTTCTACAGGTGTTCCCGGACTCAACGAAATGTTTCATGGCGGCGGTTTTTATCGCGGCAGCAACATTTTGGTTTCTGGAACTGCCGGAACGGCTAAAACAACAGTTGCCTGTTATTTTGCCAATGAACAATGCGAAAAGAACGAAAGAACGATTTATTTCGCTTTTGAAGAATCACCACATCAATTGGTACGCAACATGAGATCAATCGGAATTGATCTCGAAAAACACATCAAGAAAGGCATTTTGCAAATTCATTCTTCCCGTCCGTCATTAAATGGTTTGGAACTGCATTTGCTTACGCTTAGAAAATTAATCAAAGAGTTTGAGCCTACTACTGTTATCATTGATCCGATTAGTAATCTGATTTCGGTAGGAAGCGAACATGAAGTCCGTTCTATGCTTGTTCGATTAATTGATATGCTGAAAGCCCATAATATTACGGCCATGTTTACGTCTCTGAACAAACAGACGGATAATTTTAGACCAGATCTGGCAGAAGAATCGGTTTCATCGTTGGTCGATACCTGGATTACGGTTCGCGATATGGAAGGAATTGGCGAAAGAAACCGTGGTATTTTTATCATTAAAGCCCGCGGAATGGGACATTCTAACCAAGTAAGAGAATTTGTGATTACCAGTAACGGAATCGAATTACTAGATGTAGAATTGGGACCGCAGGGAATTTTAACGGGTGCCGCGAGACAGTCTTATCAATTCAAAAAAACCATGTCTGACATTAAGCTTCAAAACGAAATCAGCAGAAAAGACAGGGAAATTGAACGTAAACGCAAAGTTCTTGAAGCTAATATTGAAGCTTTAAGAAATGAATTTGAATCGGCAGAAGAAGAACTGAGTATCCTAAAAGCAACAGAAGAATTGCAGGAAAAACTGTCTTCTAAGAAAAAGTAA
- a CDS encoding sensor histidine kinase: MKENKKDIADLLAEIESLKEELYESNSIVNAIKQGDVDALVVSSNGVPEIYSLETADYTYRLLIEKFGQGALSITRKGLILYCNEYFSKLVGIPSEKIIGNYLNEYFVNPEQFVSLIEALRYGITTHEILFKSENEKQTFPAYIALTDLEPAVEAIGIVITDLTEKKKHEEALFRHQKELEQKINELNKTNRNLEEFIHVISHDLKEPLRKIVMNTSRIDGSYFKEADAKAINVMKLSALRLNSLVDDLVQYSSHTAQEERTEINLETIIAQVIEDFEVVIADKKAHIKTGKLPIIKASRVQMRQLFSNLISNAIKYSKANIAPIIEILQEENLDAEIPNQNARFVKVQIKDNGIGMEENHLLKIFIIFQRLHARNEYSGNGIGLAICKKIMENHSGNITVESTLNEGTTFNLYFPIV, encoded by the coding sequence TTGAAGGAGAATAAAAAAGATATAGCCGATTTATTAGCAGAAATTGAATCATTAAAGGAAGAACTTTATGAATCAAACAGCATTGTTAATGCCATAAAACAAGGAGATGTAGATGCGCTTGTGGTAAGCAGTAACGGAGTTCCCGAGATTTATTCTCTGGAAACTGCCGATTACACCTATCGTCTTCTTATTGAAAAATTTGGACAGGGCGCATTAAGCATTACCAGAAAAGGACTTATATTATATTGCAATGAATATTTTTCGAAATTAGTCGGTATTCCGTCAGAAAAAATAATAGGGAATTACCTAAATGAATATTTTGTGAATCCTGAGCAGTTTGTTTCGTTAATTGAAGCATTACGATACGGTATCACAACGCATGAAATTCTTTTTAAATCGGAGAACGAAAAACAGACTTTTCCAGCTTATATTGCCTTAACTGACCTTGAACCTGCTGTAGAAGCGATTGGAATTGTAATTACCGATTTGACGGAGAAGAAAAAGCACGAAGAAGCTTTATTCCGCCATCAGAAAGAATTAGAACAAAAAATAAACGAACTCAACAAAACCAATCGAAATCTTGAAGAGTTTATTCATGTGATCTCGCACGATTTGAAAGAACCGTTGCGGAAAATCGTCATGAATACCAGCAGAATTGATGGAAGTTATTTTAAAGAAGCCGATGCAAAAGCCATTAACGTGATGAAATTATCGGCCTTGCGTTTGAATTCGCTTGTCGATGATTTGGTTCAATATTCGTCCCATACGGCACAGGAAGAACGCACTGAAATAAATCTGGAAACTATAATTGCTCAGGTTATTGAGGATTTTGAAGTTGTAATAGCAGATAAAAAAGCACATATCAAAACTGGAAAACTACCCATAATCAAAGCTTCCAGAGTACAGATGAGACAGCTTTTTTCGAATCTTATTTCAAATGCGATCAAATACAGCAAAGCCAATATTGCTCCCATAATAGAAATTTTGCAGGAAGAAAATTTAGATGCTGAAATACCAAATCAAAATGCTAGATTTGTAAAAGTGCAGATTAAAGACAATGGTATTGGAATGGAAGAAAACCACTTGCTTAAAATCTTTATCATTTTTCAGCGTCTGCATGCCCGAAATGAATATTCAGGAAACGGTATTGGTCTCGCGATCTGTAAAAAGATAATGGAAAACCATTCTGGTAACATAACCGTTGAAAGCACATTGAACGAGGGCACAACATTTAATCTTTACTTCCCAATCGTATAA
- a CDS encoding OsmC family protein, with translation MKFTRRANANWKGTGMEGKGTISTQSTTLDNAQLSFKTRFEQGVGTNPEELIAAAHSGCFTMQLSFLLSEAGFVPEDLDTTAKVTFEDGTITLIALELTGKVPGISEEDFQQTAQKAKEICPISKLLNTEITLAVTLN, from the coding sequence ATGAAATTTACAAGAAGAGCAAACGCAAACTGGAAAGGTACAGGAATGGAAGGAAAAGGAACCATTAGTACACAAAGCACGACTTTAGATAATGCACAATTGTCTTTTAAAACTCGTTTTGAACAAGGTGTTGGAACCAACCCTGAAGAATTAATCGCAGCTGCACATTCTGGCTGTTTTACCATGCAGTTAAGCTTTTTATTGTCTGAAGCTGGTTTTGTTCCAGAAGATTTAGACACAACGGCCAAAGTAACTTTTGAAGACGGAACTATCACTTTAATTGCTTTAGAACTTACAGGAAAAGTCCCTGGAATTTCTGAAGAAGATTTTCAGCAAACCGCTCAAAAAGCAAAAGAAATTTGTCCAATTTCTAAATTATTGAACACTGAGATTACTTTGGCTGTAACGTTAAACTAA
- a CDS encoding GNAT family N-acetyltransferase has translation MNDYKVLKVTDQNDINDLEKFYSNFSYAEQKDLKFDFKNELFFKIIDNKNEIIGIASVSDEDYTYDNLKRFIKPEMRGKKLADFLLDKIIEIAKIEKKIRLTGYYKSSEEKAKEYFIEKGFKVIDKSLIIDNVEFSNVLLKLSSINK, from the coding sequence ATGAATGATTATAAAGTTTTGAAAGTAACAGACCAAAACGATATTAACGATTTGGAAAAATTTTATTCTAATTTTTCTTATGCCGAACAAAAAGATTTAAAATTTGATTTTAAAAATGAATTATTTTTTAAAATTATTGACAATAAAAATGAAATTATTGGTATAGCTAGTGTATCAGATGAAGACTATACATATGATAATTTAAAAAGATTTATCAAACCTGAAATGCGAGGGAAGAAACTAGCAGATTTTCTATTAGATAAAATTATTGAAATTGCTAAAATAGAAAAAAAAATAAGGTTGACTGGTTATTATAAATCGTCTGAAGAAAAGGCAAAGGAATATTTTATAGAAAAAGGCTTTAAAGTAATTGATAAATCTTTGATAATAGACAACGTGGAATTTTCAAATGTCCTTTTAAAATTGAGTTCAATTAATAAGTAA
- a CDS encoding restriction endonuclease, with translation MAISGADFEKLVEPYFRTLFTKMGFLVIQVRRQDSGTQNGFDISVLFFDENEKEREIFIECKYYTTSQLNWSEIFNKQLQLEASNQTATAFILLSPLRNLSNIDHDLQAKAIKLFKFPVEFWTPDKQVETFFAFDEELYKKVYDKPTFDLILDKEKELESLKIKINMLLNKKDSLKYLDTIRITDSPNEPSEDIALKTNLDEKLNSIISKDDTIRIEYHKTRANYKVYLESLQDLNTELRNNLLLWESDLRLKADRLTRKFKIDHTYTAENFFYDFFDEAEKEMLTFCNDFELKGDKQKLLNGVVFELAAQCPLDWRKNGNS, from the coding sequence ATGGCAATTTCAGGTGCGGATTTCGAAAAATTGGTGGAGCCTTATTTCAGAACTTTATTTACCAAAATGGGCTTTTTAGTAATTCAAGTAAGAAGACAAGATTCTGGTACACAAAATGGTTTTGATATTAGTGTACTTTTCTTTGATGAAAATGAGAAAGAAAGAGAAATTTTCATAGAATGTAAATATTATACAACATCCCAATTAAACTGGTCAGAAATATTTAATAAACAACTTCAACTTGAAGCTTCCAATCAAACTGCGACAGCTTTTATCCTATTATCTCCATTAAGAAATCTTAGCAACATAGATCATGATTTGCAAGCTAAGGCTATTAAACTTTTTAAATTCCCTGTAGAGTTTTGGACGCCAGATAAACAAGTAGAAACTTTCTTTGCATTTGATGAAGAACTATATAAAAAGGTCTACGACAAACCTACCTTTGATTTAATATTGGATAAGGAAAAAGAACTTGAATCTTTAAAAATTAAAATCAATATGCTTTTGAATAAAAAAGATTCTTTAAAATATTTAGACACAATCAGAATTACTGATTCTCCTAATGAACCTTCAGAAGATATTGCTTTAAAAACAAATTTAGATGAAAAATTAAATTCAATAATATCTAAAGACGACACTATTAGAATTGAATACCACAAAACAAGGGCTAATTATAAAGTCTATCTAGAAAGTCTGCAAGATTTAAATACCGAATTAAGAAATAATCTTCTTTTATGGGAATCTGATTTACGTTTAAAAGCTGATAGATTAACTCGAAAATTCAAAATTGACCACACTTATACTGCTGAAAACTTTTTTTATGACTTTTTTGATGAGGCAGAAAAAGAAATGCTAACTTTTTGTAATGATTTTGAATTAAAAGGAGACAAACAAAAGTTATTAAATGGAGTTGTTTTTGAATTGGCAGCACAATGTCCTTTAGATTGGCGAAAAAATGGAAATAGTTAA
- a CDS encoding circadian clock KaiB family protein encodes MKKEIAEWQLLLYIAGQTPKSIKALENIKKYAEEHLKGKYSIEIIDLLKNPQLAEGDQILAVPTLVRKFPEPIRKIIGDLSNEERVLVGLNIKPIKS; translated from the coding sequence ATGAAAAAAGAAATAGCCGAATGGCAATTATTGCTTTATATCGCAGGGCAAACGCCAAAATCGATCAAGGCGCTCGAAAACATAAAGAAATATGCCGAGGAACATTTAAAAGGAAAATACAGCATCGAGATTATCGATTTGCTGAAGAATCCGCAATTGGCAGAAGGCGATCAGATTTTGGCCGTACCTACTTTGGTGCGCAAATTTCCCGAGCCTATTCGTAAAATTATAGGTGACCTTTCTAATGAAGAAAGAGTGCTTGTAGGTCTTAACATTAAACCTATAAAATCTTAA
- a CDS encoding circadian clock KaiB family protein produces MEDSSDGTSTTKHKFKLFVSGMSVKSGHAIENLRKICDTYLKNNYELEIVDIGRDKEQAVIHQIVAIPTLIKTQPEPKRIILGDLSDKEKVLYILNLSQ; encoded by the coding sequence ATGGAAGATTCATCTGATGGCACAAGTACAACCAAACATAAGTTTAAACTTTTTGTTTCCGGTATGTCTGTTAAATCAGGACATGCAATCGAAAACTTACGCAAAATCTGCGATACCTATCTTAAAAACAATTATGAATTAGAGATTGTCGATATCGGTCGTGATAAAGAACAAGCTGTAATTCATCAAATTGTAGCCATTCCGACATTGATAAAAACACAGCCAGAACCCAAAAGGATTATTCTCGGCGATTTATCAGACAAAGAAAAAGTATTATACATACTTAATTTAAGCCAGTAA
- a CDS encoding cupin domain-containing protein, with protein MEKKKQKTWVIIAIIVLGIIAFLVPNQIAAQTGVKRIDLQKHDLSVPGREMVQARIDFDEHSAFGKHYHHGEEIIYVVEGSLEYQIEGKEPVTLKAGEVLFIPAGVVHSAKNNTNVKASELATYIVEKGKPILVMKN; from the coding sequence ATGGAAAAGAAAAAACAAAAAACTTGGGTTATAATCGCGATTATCGTTTTGGGAATCATTGCCTTTTTGGTTCCAAATCAGATTGCGGCACAGACAGGTGTTAAACGTATTGATTTGCAAAAACATGATCTAAGTGTTCCGGGACGCGAAATGGTTCAGGCACGAATCGATTTTGACGAGCATTCGGCTTTCGGGAAACACTATCATCACGGCGAAGAAATTATTTATGTCGTGGAAGGTTCGCTGGAATATCAAATTGAAGGTAAAGAGCCGGTAACCTTAAAAGCGGGAGAAGTACTTTTTATTCCGGCAGGCGTGGTGCATTCGGCTAAAAATAATACGAATGTTAAGGCTTCGGAACTGGCGACTTATATCGTAGAAAAGGGAAAACCGATACTTGTAATGAAAAACTAA
- a CDS encoding hydrogen peroxide-inducible genes activator yields MTIQQLKYIVALDEERHFARAAEVCMVTQPGLTIQLKNLEEEIGIKIFDRNKVPLTPTVLGIEIINKAKKILREVDEIRDFVINEKNLLEGELKLGIISTLSPYLIPLFIQAMKEEAPKVHFIIKEGYTGHLMKDLETGAIDVAIMATPTGNPNLIEHVVFKEPFVAYLNQTHPMANEEFYEMQPGDKTELLLLHHEYCYNAQLLDICGLKTSDKIKEQFTYDINSIETLKNLVRAHLGFAIIPKLSTLNESGALFKPFKEPVPVREISLVVSDSFSKKLLLEKMNEAIWNCLPESLKKDFSYRKIRWNDSPYFIKEVSKYR; encoded by the coding sequence ATGACCATTCAGCAGTTAAAATATATAGTAGCTTTAGACGAAGAACGCCACTTTGCGAGAGCGGCCGAAGTTTGTATGGTAACTCAGCCCGGGCTTACGATTCAATTGAAAAATCTGGAAGAAGAAATCGGAATCAAGATTTTTGATCGGAACAAAGTTCCGTTAACTCCAACTGTTTTAGGAATTGAGATTATCAATAAAGCCAAAAAGATTCTTCGTGAAGTCGATGAAATTCGTGATTTTGTAATCAACGAAAAAAATCTGTTGGAAGGAGAGTTGAAGCTCGGTATTATTTCGACTTTATCGCCTTATTTGATTCCGCTTTTTATTCAGGCCATGAAAGAAGAGGCGCCAAAAGTGCATTTTATTATTAAAGAAGGTTATACCGGACATTTAATGAAAGATCTCGAAACGGGAGCTATTGATGTAGCGATTATGGCAACCCCAACAGGAAATCCAAATTTAATTGAGCATGTTGTTTTTAAAGAGCCGTTTGTAGCCTATTTAAATCAGACGCATCCAATGGCGAATGAAGAATTTTACGAAATGCAGCCCGGCGATAAAACCGAATTATTGCTCCTGCATCACGAATATTGCTACAATGCACAATTGCTCGATATCTGCGGACTAAAAACATCCGATAAAATAAAAGAGCAGTTTACCTACGATATCAATTCTATAGAAACCTTAAAAAATCTGGTTCGAGCACATTTAGGATTTGCGATTATTCCAAAGCTTTCTACTTTAAACGAATCGGGCGCACTTTTTAAACCTTTTAAAGAACCCGTTCCCGTAAGAGAAATAAGCCTAGTAGTTTCTGATTCTTTCTCTAAGAAATTATTACTCGAGAAAATGAATGAAGCCATTTGGAACTGCCTTCCTGAATCGCTCAAAAAAGATTTCAGTTATAGAAAAATCCGCTGGAACGATTCGCCTTATTTTATTAAGGAGGTTAGTAAATATCGTTAG
- a CDS encoding winged helix-turn-helix transcriptional regulator, with protein MERNQKEEVQALQDTLHVLGGKWRLPIINSICNGNNRFREIERSIPGITTRMLSRELKEMELNMLIKRTEDRDAEVQVKYESTPYCKSFAHVIEEMIKWGKSHREEIIRNS; from the coding sequence ATGGAAAGAAATCAGAAAGAAGAAGTACAGGCGCTTCAGGACACTTTACATGTTTTAGGCGGTAAATGGCGATTACCGATTATCAACTCCATTTGCAACGGAAATAATCGTTTCAGGGAAATTGAACGTAGTATTCCCGGAATTACAACGCGCATGCTTTCGAGAGAATTGAAAGAAATGGAACTCAATATGCTCATTAAAAGAACCGAAGACCGCGATGCTGAAGTTCAGGTTAAATACGAATCAACACCATATTGTAAATCTTTTGCTCATGTAATCGAAGAAATGATAAAATGGGGAAAATCGCATCGTGAAGAAATAATTCGAAACTCTTAA
- a CDS encoding SDR family oxidoreductase, with translation MDNLKNKVAVITGGNSGIGYATAQLLKDQGAKVIITGRRKAAIEKAALNLGVKAITADQSNILDIEKLAEKVKTDFGSVDILFVNAGIAGLGTIEQTTEELYDNIMNVNLKGAFFTLSKFIPILKEGASVVFLSSNTASMVGPGSSVYSASKTALNSFMRSAALELAPRKIRVNSVSPGPTQTEVMNKVGLDEATVKGIMDVVVEKVPLKQMGRAEDVARMVSYLSSEAAVFMTGADVIMDGGMVLA, from the coding sequence ATGGACAATTTAAAAAATAAAGTGGCAGTAATAACAGGCGGTAACAGTGGAATAGGATATGCCACAGCGCAACTATTGAAAGATCAAGGTGCAAAAGTAATTATTACAGGAAGAAGAAAAGCCGCCATAGAAAAAGCAGCTTTAAATTTGGGTGTTAAGGCCATAACAGCCGACCAATCGAATATTTTGGATATCGAAAAACTGGCAGAAAAAGTAAAAACCGATTTCGGTTCTGTCGATATTTTGTTTGTTAATGCAGGAATTGCGGGCTTAGGAACAATTGAACAAACTACAGAAGAATTGTACGACAATATTATGAATGTGAATCTAAAGGGTGCTTTTTTCACTTTAAGTAAATTTATCCCGATTTTAAAAGAGGGTGCTTCGGTTGTATTTCTTTCTTCGAATACTGCGAGTATGGTAGGACCGGGATCTTCGGTTTATTCGGCGAGTAAAACGGCTTTGAATTCGTTTATGAGATCGGCGGCTTTAGAATTAGCGCCAAGAAAGATTCGTGTCAATTCGGTTAGCCCTGGGCCGACACAAACTGAAGTCATGAACAAAGTAGGGTTAGACGAAGCCACCGTAAAAGGCATCATGGATGTTGTAGTAGAAAAAGTCCCGCTCAAACAAATGGGAAGAGCAGAAGATGTGGCTAGAATGGTTTCTTACCTGAGTAGTGAAGCTGCAGTGTTTATGACTGGAGCTGATGTTATTATGGATGGTGGGATGGTTTTAGCATAA
- a CDS encoding response regulator, translated as MPQKYNLHIIIAEDDMDDADVITETFTNNPNFSKVSLVANGEELLNYLKNPSNENPDVILTDINMPIIDGIEALQQILNTNELKNIPCFVYSTSINPSYKEKCDDLGVKAYLIKPYSFEAFAEIPKTILSIIEA; from the coding sequence ATGCCACAAAAATACAACTTACATATCATAATTGCCGAAGATGACATGGACGACGCCGATGTTATCACAGAAACTTTTACCAATAATCCCAATTTTAGCAAAGTCAGCCTTGTTGCCAATGGCGAAGAACTGCTGAATTATCTCAAAAATCCTTCTAACGAAAATCCCGACGTGATTCTTACTGATATCAATATGCCTATTATTGATGGTATCGAAGCTTTACAGCAGATTTTGAATACTAACGAATTAAAAAACATTCCGTGTTTTGTGTATTCAACGAGCATTAATCCATCTTATAAAGAAAAATGTGATGATCTGGGTGTAAAAGCGTATCTGATTAAACCATATTCTTTTGAAGCTTTCGCTGAAATTCCGAAAACTATTTTAAGTATTATTGAAGCGTAA
- a CDS encoding ATP-binding protein, whose product MPKLIINRLIYTVETENEKYGADVPFHPGLNIIFGPNSVGKTSIVTGIIYGLGSEKGLGIFKSDQNPFKPEFYKSIEGKTVTKSYLILEISNGIKEYSIFRYIKGGKLI is encoded by the coding sequence ATGCCGAAATTGATTATTAACAGATTAATTTATACCGTCGAAACCGAGAATGAAAAGTATGGTGCTGACGTTCCTTTTCATCCAGGACTTAATATTATTTTCGGACCTAATTCAGTGGGAAAAACCAGCATCGTTACTGGTATAATATATGGCCTTGGATCGGAAAAAGGATTAGGAATTTTTAAATCTGATCAAAATCCATTTAAACCTGAATTTTACAAATCAATAGAAGGAAAAACCGTAACAAAGTCTTATTTGATATTGGAAATATCAAATGGAATAAAAGAGTATTCAATTTTTAGATATATAAAAGGAGGAAAACTGATATAG